In one window of Limnohabitans sp. MORI2 DNA:
- the rpsO gene encoding 30S ribosomal protein S15 — MLTAKIAEVVKDNARSAGDTGSPEVQVALLTARINELTPHFKQHAKDHHGRRGLLRMVSRRRKLLDYLKSKDADRYTALIAKLGLRK, encoded by the coding sequence ATGTTGACAGCAAAAATTGCAGAAGTCGTTAAAGACAACGCACGTTCAGCCGGCGATACAGGTAGCCCCGAAGTCCAAGTGGCTTTGTTGACTGCTCGTATCAACGAACTCACACCTCACTTCAAACAACACGCCAAAGACCACCACGGTCGTCGCGGTTTGTTGCGCATGGTGAGCCGTCGTCGCAAATTGCTCGACTACCTCAAGTCCAAAGATGCTGACCGTTACACCGCGCTGATCGCCAAGTTGGGCCTGCGCAAGTAA